In Camelina sativa cultivar DH55 chromosome 16, Cs, whole genome shotgun sequence, a single window of DNA contains:
- the LOC104750200 gene encoding protein PLANT CADMIUM RESISTANCE 9-like, with product MSEQEGKIEKVVTEAQWTTGLYDCFSEDISTCCFTWFCPCVAFGRIAEILDKGETSQGLAGLMVVAMSHIGCGWYYASLYRAKLRHQYSLPEEPCADGPIHFFCCACALSQEHRELKHRGLDPSLGWQGNINKGLSTPPFVASGMDR from the exons atgtccGAACAAGAAGGAAAAATTGAGAAGGTAGTAACTGAAGCGCAATGGACTACTGGTTTATACGATTGTTTCTCTGAAGATATCTCTACAT GCTGCTTCACATGGTTTTGTCCTTGCGTTGCATTTGGGAGGATCGCTGAGATCCTTGACAAAGGAGAAACAA gtCAAGGACTAGCTGGATTAATGGTGGTGGCAATGTCTCACATTGGGTGTGGATGGTACTATGCTTCACTATACAGAGCCAAACTCAGGCACCAATACTCTTTGCCGGAGGAGCCTTGTGCCGATGGCCCCATTCACTTCTTCTGTTGTGCTTGTGCTCTTTCTCAAGAACACCGCGAACTCAAGCATCGAGGTCTTGATCCCTCTCTAG GGTGGCAAGGGAACATTAATAAAGGATTATCAACGCCGCCGTTCGTAGCGTCAGGCATGGACCGTTAA